The nucleotide window TATTTACAATTCAATATCCGCCAAATGAAAACATTATATATCGTTCGTCATGCAAAATCTTCTTGGAAATATTCAGGAATAAATGACATAGACAGACCATTGAAAAAGAGAGGTATAAAAGACGCTCACTTAATGTCTAAAGTACTTAACAAAATGGTTGATAAACCAGATGTTTTTATCTCTAGTAGTGCAAACAGAGCTTTGCATACAGCTGTAATTTTCTGCGAAAACTTTGGTTTCCCTCATTTTAATCTTCAAATTAAAAGGCAATTATATAGTTTTAGCGATGGCTATCTAGTTAAGACCGTTAATGCATTAGATGATGGATTTAATTCTGCTATTATTTTTAGTCATGATCATGGTATTAATACCTTTGTAAATGAATTTGGAAACAGACCAATTGCACACGTTACAACTTGTGGTATAATTGGTCTTAAGTTTAAAGAAAAACATTGGAAAAATATTCGCAGAGGAGAAACTTTTTTAGTTGAATTTCCAAAAAATCATAAATAAATTCCCTTGTTAGACATAAAAAAATACGGAGCTATAGATATTGGTTCTAACGCAATACGTTTGTTAATTGCCAACGTTATTGTAAAAGATGAAAAAGAAACGCAGTTTAAAAAATCATCTTTAGTTCGTGTGCCAATTCGTTTAGGAGCAGATGCTTTTGTAAATGGTGTTATAAGTGAAGAAAACACCACAAGAATGATAGAAGCTATGAATGCTTTTAAATTATTAATGAATGTTCATAAAGTAGAACGATATAAAGCTTGTGCTACATCTGCAATGAGAGAAGCCTCAAATGGAGCTGAAGTTGCTAAAAAAATTGAGGAAGAAACAGGTATTAAAATCGATATTATTGGAGGTAAGGAAGAAGCTAGTATTATTTCTTCTACAGATCTAGATGAACTAATACAAGGTAATAACTCATATTTATATGTAGATGTTGGTGGAGGAAGTACCGAATTTACAGTATTTTCTGAAGGTAAAATAATCACCTCTAAATCTTTTAAAATGGGTACTGTCCGTTTATTAAACAATAAGAAATCTGTAAATAAAGAGATTTTTGCCAATGTTGAAAAATGGATTCATAAAAACACCAAAGACTTAAAGAAACTATCTCTAATTGGTTCTGGAGGTAATATCAACAAACTTTTTAAAATGTCTGGCAGAACAGAGGGTAAACCTATTTCATACATTTATTTAAATGCTCAGTATCAATTCTTGAAAAAAATGAGTTATCAAGATAGAATTGTAGAACTTAGCTTAAACCCTGATAGAGCTGATGTAATTATACCTGCTACTAAAATCTACTTATCAGCAATGAAATGGAGTGGAGCCAGAAAAATATATGTTCCTAAAATTGGACTTTCTGATGGTATTATTAAAAGTTTGCATTACAACAAACTATAAAATATAATATTTCCTAAAAATTTATAAATGTTTTTAGTACATTTGGCACACTGTATTTACTATAAATAAAGACTTTGACTAATGTTTATCCCAATGAAAAAAATTCTATTTAGTGCAGCTTTCATGTTGTTAGCAACTGTTGCTTTTGGACAAGATTTACCCGATAATCCAGAACCAGGAAAGTGTTATGTACGTTGTAAAACTCCAGACATTTATAAAAACGAAACGATTAACGTAGCTGTATCACCAGAATATAAGAAAATTGTTTCTTATCCTGCAGAGTACGAAACCATTCAAGAAAAAGTTTTGGTTAGAGAAGCTGGAGAAGAAATTTTAATTGTACCTGCTGTTTGGGGAACTCAAGAAGTTACCTACTATGAAAAAGAAGATGGTACAAAAATAGAAATAGAAAAAGCTAGTTTTTTACAAGGTTTTGAAACTGTAGAAACTAGAGCAGCTACTGCAAAATGGGAAATGAGTGAAAAATTACCAGATTGTGAATCTAGCAATCCAGATGATTGTAGATATTGGTGTTATAAGCCAGTACCTGCAGAATTTAAAACTATGCCAGTTGAAAAATTAGCAAGTGATGCTAAAGTAAATAAGATTCGTATTCCTGGTGTTACAAAAACTTACATTAGAAAAGTAATGGTTAAGCCACCATCTACTTCTATTGTAAAAACTGAGCCAGAATATAAAACAATTACAAAAACAACATTGGTTAGAGATGCAAGAACTGAAGAAGTAATTGTACCTGCAGTATTTAGATCTATTACAAAACAAGTGTTAGTAGAAAAAGGAGGTTTATCTTCTTGGAAAGCTGTAGATTGTTCTTTAATCGATAATACTCCTTTACCAATTAACTGGGATTTTTCTAGTGCAACTTTAAACGAAGGTGCAAAACAAATTATAGATGCAAGATTATTACCAATTGTTAAAGATGGTGTAGCTGTATTTATTGAGTCTCATACAGATATGAGAGGTACTAAGAGAGATAATCAAGAATTATCTGATAGAAGAGCTAAGGCTGTTACAGATTACTTAATTTCTAAGGGTATCAATGCAACTCAATTATATGCTAAAGGTTTTGGAGAAACAAGATTATTAAACAAATGTGCTGATGGTGTTGTTTGTTCTGAATCTGAACATGCAGTAAACAGAAGAACTACTTTTAGAGTAGTGAATCAAAAATAAAATTAAAAGCAAAGCATAAAAAAAACCGAAGTAAATTTTACTTCGGTTTTTTTATTTCTAAAATTTCTGAATGACAGACTGTATAAATGGATAATAATACTCAGTCATTATATAACCACTTTTTTCAGCTATTTTTCGACCTCTGTGATTTACAAAAATTAAGGTTGGGAAAGAATTTACTTTAAATTTCTTTTTTAAATATAAATTCTCACTCAGCTTATCTTGAGTTAATAAATCTTGTTGTCTTGGAATATCTACCTCTAACAAAATTAATTCTTTGTCTGAAAATTCTTTGAACTTTTCTGTATGAAATAATTCTTTATCCAAACGAATGCATGGTCCACACCAATCTGAACCTGTAAAATAAATAAGAACTGGTTTGTTTTCTGTTTTAGACCTTTTTAAGGCCTCTTTGTACGTTAACACCCAATTCAAACGATCTGAAATGTCGTTAATAGCTAATTTCTCTGTTTTAGTTTCCTGTGGGTAAGTCAATAAAATTGCAAAAATGCAAAGTAGGGGAAACATTACTTTTTTCATCATAATGTGTTTTTAAATTTATCAAATGTATCAAAAAAAATCTAAAAATTGCAAATAATGAGTTCAATAGACACCTAAAGCAACCTCAATTATTCAAATTATATAAATTTACACCTATTGAATTAAGTATGAGACTATTAAAATTAGAGGCATCATTATTTAAAAATGCAGTTCTAATTTCTAAATAAGAAAGTTCTGTTATTTTATTTTGTAATCGTGTATAATCTTTCTCTGTAGTTAGAATTAATTTATCCTTCGAATTAATTTCACTGAATTTAGAAGTAATATCCTGTATATTTTTATCGGTAAAATGATGATGATCAGGATAATTCAAATGAGTAAAATTAATAGCATTATCACTTAGAAAGCTAAGTAAAGGCTTAGGATTTGCAATCCCTGTAACTAGCAATAAGTGTTTGCTTTTTAAAGCATCAATAGTAAGATTTAAACTACCAGATATTTTATCAGCATAAGCAATGGTGCTAAAAAAAACTGGTTTATTAAATAGTTGTAGCTTCTTTTTAATTTTGTCTTGTTCTAATATTGATAAATTTGATGGACATTTAGTTACAACAATAACATCTGCTCTTGCTGCTCCTGCCCTATTTTCTCTTAAATTACCTGTTGGTAAAAGAAAATCATCAATAAATAAATCGTTATACTTTGTAAGTAAAACATAGCAACTACCTTTTACTTTTCTATGTTGATATGCATCATCTAGCAAAATAATATCTGGAGATTTACTTTGAATTAATTGCTGAATTCCTTCTACTCTATTCTCATTTACAGCAACATTTAGGTTAGCAAACTTTTTATAATATTGCAAAGGTTCATCTCCTATATCTGAAGCTGAATGATTATTATTAGCTAAAATATATCCCTTGGTTTTACGACCATAACCTCTACTTAAAATTGCAACTTTAAACTTCTCTTGTAAGATGCTTACTAAGTATTCAACTTGTGGTGTTTTACCTGTTCCACCAACACTTAAATTCCCAACCACAATTACAGGCAGTGAAAACTTGACAGATTTCAAGATGTTTTTCTCAAACAAAAAATTACGAATCGCTGTAATTATATCATATATAATCGCAAATGGAAAGAGTAAAAATCGTAGAATTTTCATTACTGTAAAAATACATTAAAAATGTTAACTTTGATTTTCAATAATTTGATAAATGACAGTAAAAGACGTTACAAATTACATAGAAGAACTAGCTCCTTTAAAGTATGCTGAATCTTTTGACAATGTAGGATTATTAATAGGAGACTATAGCACAAAAGTATCAGGAGTTTTAGTAACATTAGATACTTTAGAAGACACTGTAGATGAAGCTATAGCTAAAAACTGTAATTTAATTGTAAGCTTTCATCCAATAATTTTTGGAGGTTTAAAAAAGATAAATGGCAATTCTTATGTAGAAAGAGTGGTTTTAAAAGCCATTAAAAATGATATTGCAATTTATGCAACACATACTGCTTTAGACAATTCTAAAAATGGAGTTTCTGCTAAGATGTGCGAAGTTTTAGGATTAGAAAACACTCAAATACTAATACCAAAAAAAGGCATAATCAAACAATTAAACACCTATGTACCTGATGAAAAAGCTGAGCAACTTAGAACTGCACTTTTAGAGGTAAACACAAATACTATTGGTAATTATGATAATTGTTCTTTTAGTAATTTAGGCGAAGGCACTTTTCAAGGAAATGAAAATGCAAACCCTACTTATGGTAAAAAAGGAGAATTACATACTGAAAAAGAAACTAAAATTTCTATAGTTTTTGAAAGTAAAGATGAAAAAGCAATTATAAATGCTTTAAAAGAAAATCATCCTTATGAAGAAGTAGCCTATGAAATAATCTCTACTGAAAATGTACATGAAAATATAGGAATGGGAATGATTGGTGAATTCAAAATTGAAATGGATGAATCTGAGTTTTTGCATTATCTTAAAAAAACAATGCAAACTGATTGCGTAAGACATTCTGCATTATTGAATAAAACCATTAAAAAAGTAGCTGTTTTAGGAGGCTCAGGAAGTTTTGCTATAGACAATGCAAGAAGTGCTGGTGCAGATGCTTATGTAAGTGCAGATTTTAAGTATCATGAGTTTTTTAAGGCAGAAAAAAAGATTCTTTTGGCAGATATTGGTCATTATGAGAGTGAACAGTTTACAAAAAACCTTTTGGTTGATTATCTTACAAAAAAATTTAGTAATTTTGCAATCATTTTATCAGAAAAAAGTACAAATCCTATACATTATATATAAACATGGCAAAGAAGAAAGAAGTTTCGGTTGAAGAAAAATTAAGAGCTTTATATGATTTACAATTAATAGACTCTAGAATTGACGAAATTAGAAACGTAAGAGGAGAATTACCTTTAGAAGTTGAAGATTTAGAAGATGAAGTTGCTGGTTTAAATACACGTATTTCTAATTTAGAAAAAGATGTTTCTAGTTTAGAAACAGATATCAACAATAAAAAATTAGCCATTGATGAGTCTAAGTCATTAATGAAAAAATACGAAGAGCAACAACAGAAAGTTAGAAATAACAGAGAGTTTGACTCTTTATCTAAAGAGATTGAGTTTCAAGATTTAGAAATTCAATTAGCAGATAAAAGAATTAACGAATTTAAAGCTAAAATTGCTCAGAAATTAGAAGTGATTGATGCTACAAAAGAAAAGTTAGCTAAGCAAGAGCAACATTTAGGTCATAAAAAATCTGAGTTAGATGCTATCTTAAAAGAAACTGAAAAAGAAGAATCTCTTTTAATTGAAAAATCTAAAGAGTTTGGAGAGTCTTTAGACAAGCATTTATACTCTGCATATAATAGAATTAGAACTAAAGTTAAAAATGGTTTAGCTGTTGTTGCTATTGAACGTGGAGCTTCTGGAGGTTCTTATTTTACAATTCCACCTCAAGTGCAGTTAGAAATAGCAAACAGAAAGAAAATTACAATTGATGAGCACAGTGGACGTATCTTAGTTGATGCTGCTTTAGCTGAAGAAGAAAAAGAAAAAATGGATAAATTATTTTCTTAGTCTAAGTCTAATATATTTATAAAAAAACTCGAAGCGAAAGCTTCGAGTTTTTTATTTGACTTATTTCTAAATTAAAAATCTAGTTTCCTTAAATAATCCATTTTTAAATTCCAAATAGCTAAATCTTTTCTATGTTTTTCTACTTGGTTTTTTACGTTTTTAACTAAAGGATTATCATCTGTAGCATTAGAGAAAAAACCTAAGTTATTCTCTAACTGCTGAATTTCTTTATTTATTTCATCTTGTCTTTTGCGAATAAATTGCTGTTCTGAAACTAATTTTCTAGTATCGTTATCGGCTAAATAAGAATCGATTAAGTTCGTAAACTTTAACATTGCTACTTCTTCTTTATCTAGTGATAAATTTTCTAGCATTTTGTCTATGTGCTTATTAAACTCCTCTTTTAAGTTTCCAGAATTTTTAGGTAAACTTCCTAGATTTCTCCATTTATCAATCGCTTCTAATACTGCTTCTTTAGACTCTTTTTTAGATTCCTTTAAAGTTTCTAAAAATTCTTTTTTAGCAACAACAACTTTTTCCTGTTCTTTGCTTATTGCATTTTTTTGATTATTTAATCTATCAAAATAATAATTACAGGCGCTTTTAAACTTTTTCCAAATATCATCAGAAAATTTACGAGGAACATGCCCTATTTTTTTCCAATCTGCCTGAATTTTTTTCATAGCATTTGTAGCCATTTGCCAATCTTCACTATCTTTTAAAGATTCTGCAATTTCTATAAGCGCCATTTTTTTCTTTAAATTTTCTTGCTGCTCGTTTTTCTCTTGTTTGTAAAACGTATTCTTTGCAGTATTAAATTTCTTGGTTGCTTGCTTAAACTTTTGCCAAACTTCCTCGCTTTTATTGAAAGGTAATTTACCTGCTTTAAAATATTGTTGTCTTAATTTTTCTACTTCCTTAATACTCTTCTGCCAATCATTGTGTGTTTTATTACCAGAAGTATCATAGGCGTGCAAAAGAGCAATAACTTCTAATTTCTTTTCAACAATTTCTTGAAACTTAGATCGCATTTCTTTAAAATACTCATGTCTTTTGTCATGAATTTTCTTTGTTGCATCACTAAATTTTTGCCAAATTTCTTCACGCATTTCTTTGGCCACTGGTCCAATATCTTCTTTCCAGCTTTTATGTAATTCTTGCAATTCTTTAGATGCATAATTTACATCTGCTTCATTGGCTAAAGCTTTCGCTTTTTCTATAATTTTAAGTTTTTCTTCTAAATTATATTTAAAATCTAAATCTCTTAAATCATTGCTTAAATTTAAAAGATCATAAAAACGCTCTACATGATGATGATAGGTTTTCCAAGTATCATTATAATGTGATTTTGGAACAGGGCCTATTGCTCTCCACTTTTCTTGAATTGCTTTAAAATCTTTATACATTGTTGTAGCCTCTGCATTTTCTATTAAAGCTTTTAGGCTCTCAATAACATCATTCCTTTTATCTAAATTTTGATTTAATTGAATATCTATTTCTTTATAAAAGGCATCTCTACGTTTTTTATAATCAAAAAGTAAATCATTATACTCAGATTTTAAAGGGCTAGAAAACTTAAAGTCGATTGAATTACCACCTTCTGCTAAAAACTGTGCTTTTTTCTCTGCTAAAAGAGCTCCAAACTTCTTGTTAAATTCGCTTTTAATACTCTCTACAGCATTTTTAACTGTCTGCACAGGGTAATTGTTTAAAACAGACTTTAAACTAACTAATAACTCTTCTAAGCTTTTCTCTGAATAATTTTCTACTTGAATTTCTTTGTTATCACTTGATTCAGTATTTACAACTTCATTAGCACTGTCTACTGAGTCTACTTCAATCTCAGAATTATCTTCTGAAGATACAACTACCTCATTTTTAGCTTCTAATTTTGTTTCTTCTGAATTAACAGGGGTTTCGTTTTGAACAACTTTCTCTTGATTATCTAACATATCTACAATGTTTAAAGGTCTTTATATAATAATATAATTATATAGTCATCAAAATTACTCACAACTTACAAAAATAACAAGGTTTAATTATAGCAAAAATTTATACTGTAATTAAGAATTCCAAATTCGCCAAGATTCCTCTGCCTGTAGCTCTAGCATTTCATATCCGTTCTTAATTGCTGCGCCTTTTTCTTTGCCATTTGACAAAAATTTAGAAACCTCTGGATTGTAAATTAAATCGTAAAGCAGATGCTTAGATGTTAAAAATTGGTAAGGTATAGCTGGACAATTATCTATATCTGGTGAAGTTCCTAATGGGGTTGAGTTTACAATTACAGTATAATCCTCTATAATTTCTTGTGATAAATCAGCATATGATATTTGTTTTTTGCCTTCAGGATTTCTTGAAACAAACTTGTATTTAATATCATTACGTTTTAATGCATAAGCAATGGCTTTAGAAGCACCACCTGTACCCAAAATTAATGCTTTTTTATGGTGTTTTTTCAATAAAGGTTTAATTGACTTTTCAAAGCCAACAACATCTGAGTTGTATCCTTTTAAATTTCCTCTTTTAGTAATTTTAATGGTATTTACAGCTCCTATTTCTTTAGCGGTTTTATCTATCTTATCTAAATAAGGCATTACCTCTTCTTTATAAGGAATGGTTACATTTATACCTCTTACTCCTTCATTATCTTCTAAAATAGTCGGAAAATCATCGATTTTAGGCAAATCAAAATTAACATAATTGTGATTTTCTAAATTCAGTTGTGTAAACTTTTTACTAAAATATCCTCTTGAAAACGAGTAAGAAATATCTCTACCTAATAAACCAAATAACCTACTTTTTTCTTCTTTTGCCATAATAATCTATAATAAGTACTAATGCTATACCAATTAAAATAAATAATATTGCTACAAATGTTTCTGTTTTAAATAACTCTGGCATAAAACGCTCAAAGTTTTCAACAACTTTATTACCTTCTTTATCTATTAAAACTTGTCCATTTTCTTGAACATATATTTTCTCTTTCCAAGGCCAAACAATACCTAAAGAACCTGTTATAAACCCAATGATAACAGCATTTACAATCTTGTTATATTTCTTTAAAACATAACCCAAAACGTGAGAGATAGAAACTAAACCAAAAGCAGAACCTGCTGTAAAAACCGCAATAATTTTTAAATATTTTACTTTAATGGAATCAGATAATACCTCGAAATTACCAATAGCCAAATTGGTTAATACATTTAAAAGTACGTTTACTGAATCTACTAACAATAGCACATAATTACCCAATAAAATAAGTATGAAAGACCCTGATAAACCTGGCAAGGTCATACCAGAAACACCTATAATTCCACAAAGAAAAACAAACCATAGGTTATCATTTTCTTTAGCTGGTTTTAAAAAGCTAATGGCTAAACCTAATGTAATTCCTATAATTAAAGATATAAAACTGGTTCTGTTCCACTTCCCAAAATCTTTACCAATGTAATAAATTGAGCCAATAATCATTCCAAAAAACCAACTCCAAACATAGAGCTCAAAATGTTTTAAAAAATAGTCTAAAATAAGTGAAATACTAAAATAGCTAAAGATACTTCCACCCATTATCAACATAATAAATTGTGCATTGGTGTATTGAGAGAATCTTTTAAAATTCCCAGCAATTAAAAGTTTAAATGCTTTTAAATTAATTTTTTGAAAAGAATAGATTAAATCTTCATAAAAGCCAAGCACATAAGAAACTGTTCCACCAGAAACACCAGGTACTTTATTGGCAGCACCCATTGCTAATCCTTTAAAGAATAGTTTAGCTTTTTGCAGAAAAGTTCTTTCTTGTTGCATTTATTTTTTTTGTACTGCTAATCTCTCCATTCCTAAAATTAAGGCAAAACCAATTAATGCCAATAGACCAGCCAATAGTAATTGAGCATCACCATCAAAATTAGAAGGCAATACACTTTGTTGATTAAAAGGTACTTGTTCTCCATGCGAATTTGTTCTCCAAGTAATTGTTTCTTTCCAAGGCCAAATTTTATTTAAAGAACCAATAATAAATCCTGTTAGAACAGCAAGAGTGTACTCTTTATAATGATTAAATAACCATTTCAAAATTTTCGAAAATGATAATAAACCAACGATTGCTCCTAAACCAACAACTGCTATGGTTTTTAAGTCTTTATCACTAACAGCAGATAAAATAGGCTTGTAGGCGCCTAAAAGCACCAATATAAACGCACCTGAAATACCAGGTAAAATCATTGCACAGATTGCTAATGCACCTGCAATAAACATGAATAAAAGTGATGAATTCTCACTTACTAAAGGGTTTAAAGTTGTTATGTAATATGCTGTAAAAGCACCAATAATTAGTACTAAAACAGTTATAAAATTCCATTTTTTTATTTGTTTGGCTATATAAATAATACTTGCTAAAACCAATCCAAAGAAAAAAGACCAAAGCAAAATAGGTTCATTTTCTAATAAATATTTAATGGCTTTAGCCAAAGAAACAACACTGATAAATATTCCAGTAAATAAGGCCAATAAAAAATTTCCATTTAATTTTTTCCAAGCAGATTTAAAACCTTCATCCTTTAAGGTTTTAAATAAATCTAGATTTATATTACTTATTGAGCTTAATAGCTCTTCATAAATACCAGATATAAAAGCAATTGTACCTCCAGAAACTCCTGGTACAACATCTGCTGCACCCATTGCCATTCCTTTAAGACCTATAACTATGTAGTCACTAATTTTTCTGCTCATTTAATAGAAATTTCTTTGTTTAACGAATATAAAATTTTTTTTAGATAATAGAAGATTTCATACTAAGGTATCTAAAAAAAAGTTCTATTTTTATATTAATAAACTATAACTAATACATAACCAAATAATTACTAAAACATGAAATCTTATTCTATTTCATTATTATCACTTTTATCCTTTATTATTTTACTACTATCTTGTAGTAAAGAAATTCCAAAATCTCAAGCAACCGTTTATTTTAATGGAAACATTATAACTATGGAAAGTGAAAAACCTTCATATGTAGAAGCTCTAGTTGTAAGAGATGGAAAAATAGAATTTGCAGGAAACTCTGAAGAAGCAATGAAAACTGCTGGTTTAGGGCATAAAATGATTAATTTAAAAGGTAAAACGATGTTACCTGGTTTTATTGATGGTCATGCTCATTTCGCAAATTTTGCAGCACAAGCAATAGGAGCACAAATATTACCTCCACCAGATGCAGGTGCAAAAGACATACCTACTTTACTTGCCATTTTAAATGAATGGAACACAGAAGAAAACAGAGCCTTAACTGGTTGGATTTTTGGAAGCGGTTTTGATGATTCTGTTCTATTAGAAAAAAGATTTCCAACTAAGGAAGATTTAGATAAAGTTTCTACAGTACACCCAATAATGATTGTACATATTTCTGGTCATTTTGCATCATTAAACTCTAAAGGGTTAGAGCTATTAGGCATTACAAAAGACACTAAGAATCCTGATGGTGGAATCATAAGAAGAATGCCAAACAGCCAAGAACCAAATGGAGTATTAGAAGAATTAGCTGCAATTCCTTTTTATGCTAAAGCATTAACTCCAGCATCAGAAGAAGCACTTTTAAAATTTATGGATGCTGGTCAGGAAATGGCTTTATCATATGGTTACACTACAGCTCAAGAAGGTAGAGCTATGGAACAGCATGATTTATTAGCAACTTTTGCGGAAAAAGGCTTTTGGAAAATTGATGTTGTATCTTATATAGATTACGCTTTTCAGGAAAGCATGAATAGTAAATGGAATAAAAAAGACTATGAAAATCATTACAGAATTGGTGGAATGAAATTAACTTTAGATGGTTCTCCTCAAGGAAGAACTGCTTGGAGAACAAAACCATATTT belongs to Polaribacter dokdonensis and includes:
- a CDS encoding SixA phosphatase family protein codes for the protein MKTLYIVRHAKSSWKYSGINDIDRPLKKRGIKDAHLMSKVLNKMVDKPDVFISSSANRALHTAVIFCENFGFPHFNLQIKRQLYSFSDGYLVKTVNALDDGFNSAIIFSHDHGINTFVNEFGNRPIAHVTTCGIIGLKFKEKHWKNIRRGETFLVEFPKNHK
- a CDS encoding Ppx/GppA phosphatase family protein → MLDIKKYGAIDIGSNAIRLLIANVIVKDEKETQFKKSSLVRVPIRLGADAFVNGVISEENTTRMIEAMNAFKLLMNVHKVERYKACATSAMREASNGAEVAKKIEEETGIKIDIIGGKEEASIISSTDLDELIQGNNSYLYVDVGGGSTEFTVFSEGKIITSKSFKMGTVRLLNNKKSVNKEIFANVEKWIHKNTKDLKKLSLIGSGGNINKLFKMSGRTEGKPISYIYLNAQYQFLKKMSYQDRIVELSLNPDRADVIIPATKIYLSAMKWSGARKIYVPKIGLSDGIIKSLHYNKL
- a CDS encoding OmpA family protein, yielding MKKILFSAAFMLLATVAFGQDLPDNPEPGKCYVRCKTPDIYKNETINVAVSPEYKKIVSYPAEYETIQEKVLVREAGEEILIVPAVWGTQEVTYYEKEDGTKIEIEKASFLQGFETVETRAATAKWEMSEKLPDCESSNPDDCRYWCYKPVPAEFKTMPVEKLASDAKVNKIRIPGVTKTYIRKVMVKPPSTSIVKTEPEYKTITKTTLVRDARTEEVIVPAVFRSITKQVLVEKGGLSSWKAVDCSLIDNTPLPINWDFSSATLNEGAKQIIDARLLPIVKDGVAVFIESHTDMRGTKRDNQELSDRRAKAVTDYLISKGINATQLYAKGFGETRLLNKCADGVVCSESEHAVNRRTTFRVVNQK
- a CDS encoding thioredoxin family protein, translated to MMKKVMFPLLCIFAILLTYPQETKTEKLAINDISDRLNWVLTYKEALKRSKTENKPVLIYFTGSDWCGPCIRLDKELFHTEKFKEFSDKELILLEVDIPRQQDLLTQDKLSENLYLKKKFKVNSFPTLIFVNHRGRKIAEKSGYIMTEYYYPFIQSVIQKF
- the lpxK gene encoding tetraacyldisaccharide 4'-kinase, giving the protein MKILRFLLFPFAIIYDIITAIRNFLFEKNILKSVKFSLPVIVVGNLSVGGTGKTPQVEYLVSILQEKFKVAILSRGYGRKTKGYILANNNHSASDIGDEPLQYYKKFANLNVAVNENRVEGIQQLIQSKSPDIILLDDAYQHRKVKGSCYVLLTKYNDLFIDDFLLPTGNLRENRAGAARADVIVVTKCPSNLSILEQDKIKKKLQLFNKPVFFSTIAYADKISGSLNLTIDALKSKHLLLVTGIANPKPLLSFLSDNAINFTHLNYPDHHHFTDKNIQDITSKFSEINSKDKLILTTEKDYTRLQNKITELSYLEIRTAFLNNDASNFNSLILNSIGVNLYNLNN
- a CDS encoding Nif3-like dinuclear metal center hexameric protein, whose product is MTVKDVTNYIEELAPLKYAESFDNVGLLIGDYSTKVSGVLVTLDTLEDTVDEAIAKNCNLIVSFHPIIFGGLKKINGNSYVERVVLKAIKNDIAIYATHTALDNSKNGVSAKMCEVLGLENTQILIPKKGIIKQLNTYVPDEKAEQLRTALLEVNTNTIGNYDNCSFSNLGEGTFQGNENANPTYGKKGELHTEKETKISIVFESKDEKAIINALKENHPYEEVAYEIISTENVHENIGMGMIGEFKIEMDESEFLHYLKKTMQTDCVRHSALLNKTIKKVAVLGGSGSFAIDNARSAGADAYVSADFKYHEFFKAEKKILLADIGHYESEQFTKNLLVDYLTKKFSNFAIILSEKSTNPIHYI
- a CDS encoding zinc ribbon domain-containing protein, with product MAKKKEVSVEEKLRALYDLQLIDSRIDEIRNVRGELPLEVEDLEDEVAGLNTRISNLEKDVSSLETDINNKKLAIDESKSLMKKYEEQQQKVRNNREFDSLSKEIEFQDLEIQLADKRINEFKAKIAQKLEVIDATKEKLAKQEQHLGHKKSELDAILKETEKEESLLIEKSKEFGESLDKHLYSAYNRIRTKVKNGLAVVAIERGASGGSYFTIPPQVQLEIANRKKITIDEHSGRILVDAALAEEEKEKMDKLFS
- a CDS encoding DUF349 domain-containing protein; this translates as MLDNQEKVVQNETPVNSEETKLEAKNEVVVSSEDNSEIEVDSVDSANEVVNTESSDNKEIQVENYSEKSLEELLVSLKSVLNNYPVQTVKNAVESIKSEFNKKFGALLAEKKAQFLAEGGNSIDFKFSSPLKSEYNDLLFDYKKRRDAFYKEIDIQLNQNLDKRNDVIESLKALIENAEATTMYKDFKAIQEKWRAIGPVPKSHYNDTWKTYHHHVERFYDLLNLSNDLRDLDFKYNLEEKLKIIEKAKALANEADVNYASKELQELHKSWKEDIGPVAKEMREEIWQKFSDATKKIHDKRHEYFKEMRSKFQEIVEKKLEVIALLHAYDTSGNKTHNDWQKSIKEVEKLRQQYFKAGKLPFNKSEEVWQKFKQATKKFNTAKNTFYKQEKNEQQENLKKKMALIEIAESLKDSEDWQMATNAMKKIQADWKKIGHVPRKFSDDIWKKFKSACNYYFDRLNNQKNAISKEQEKVVVAKKEFLETLKESKKESKEAVLEAIDKWRNLGSLPKNSGNLKEEFNKHIDKMLENLSLDKEEVAMLKFTNLIDSYLADNDTRKLVSEQQFIRKRQDEINKEIQQLENNLGFFSNATDDNPLVKNVKNQVEKHRKDLAIWNLKMDYLRKLDF
- a CDS encoding shikimate dehydrogenase family protein gives rise to the protein MAKEEKSRLFGLLGRDISYSFSRGYFSKKFTQLNLENHNYVNFDLPKIDDFPTILEDNEGVRGINVTIPYKEEVMPYLDKIDKTAKEIGAVNTIKITKRGNLKGYNSDVVGFEKSIKPLLKKHHKKALILGTGGASKAIAYALKRNDIKYKFVSRNPEGKKQISYADLSQEIIEDYTVIVNSTPLGTSPDIDNCPAIPYQFLTSKHLLYDLIYNPEVSKFLSNGKEKGAAIKNGYEMLELQAEESWRIWNS
- a CDS encoding DUF368 domain-containing protein; its protein translation is MQQERTFLQKAKLFFKGLAMGAANKVPGVSGGTVSYVLGFYEDLIYSFQKINLKAFKLLIAGNFKRFSQYTNAQFIMLIMGGSIFSYFSISLILDYFLKHFELYVWSWFFGMIIGSIYYIGKDFGKWNRTSFISLIIGITLGLAISFLKPAKENDNLWFVFLCGIIGVSGMTLPGLSGSFILILLGNYVLLLVDSVNVLLNVLTNLAIGNFEVLSDSIKVKYLKIIAVFTAGSAFGLVSISHVLGYVLKKYNKIVNAVIIGFITGSLGIVWPWKEKIYVQENGQVLIDKEGNKVVENFERFMPELFKTETFVAILFILIGIALVLIIDYYGKRRKK